A stretch of Myroides oncorhynchi DNA encodes these proteins:
- a CDS encoding endonuclease/exonuclease/phosphatase family protein, translating into MPSTRFLKALLLLSTTLFLSFTIQAQVKIMTWNLLNIGKSKTEEHIEYIAKIIKQTDIIAIQEVVTNPSGAQTIAKLNEELNRSSGAKWDYSVSDPTISSPYRSERYAYIWRTNKVKLKGKPFLEPTYQEEIEREPYIATFIYKGKEITISSIHTLPTKHQPETEIKYLKFFPEIYPEHNLIFLGDFNLPERHTVFNPLKKQGYVASFTDQKSSLRQKCIKGDCLASEYDNIFYHSEKNELVKATPILFFEDFEDITIARKVSDHIPLMITINPL; encoded by the coding sequence ATGCCTAGTACGAGATTTTTAAAAGCCTTATTACTTCTATCTACTACCCTATTCTTATCATTCACTATCCAAGCACAAGTAAAGATTATGACTTGGAACCTACTTAATATAGGAAAAAGCAAAACAGAGGAACACATAGAATACATCGCTAAAATCATTAAACAAACAGATATTATCGCTATCCAAGAGGTTGTCACTAACCCATCAGGTGCACAAACCATCGCTAAACTAAACGAGGAGCTAAACAGATCTTCAGGTGCCAAATGGGATTATTCAGTAAGTGATCCTACCATAAGTTCTCCTTATCGCTCAGAGCGCTATGCTTATATTTGGAGAACAAACAAGGTTAAACTTAAGGGAAAACCATTCTTAGAACCAACCTACCAAGAAGAAATAGAAAGAGAACCTTATATAGCAACCTTTATTTATAAAGGAAAGGAGATAACGATAAGCAGCATTCATACTTTGCCTACTAAACATCAACCAGAAACCGAAATAAAGTACTTGAAGTTCTTTCCTGAAATATACCCAGAACACAATCTTATATTCTTAGGGGACTTTAACCTACCTGAGAGACACACTGTATTTAATCCCTTAAAGAAACAAGGATATGTAGCGAGTTTTACTGATCAAAAGAGTAGCCTCAGACAGAAGTGTATAAAAGGAGATTGTCTAGCCTCAGAATATGACAATATATTTTATCACAGTGAAAAAAACGAACTAGTAAAAGCGACACCTATTCTCTTCTTTGAAGATTTTGAAGACATTACTATTGCAAGAAAAGTCTCTGATCATATCCCCTTAATGATTACTATCAATCCACTATAA
- the rimP gene encoding ribosome assembly cofactor RimP, translating into MALKSKVQELIDKALEEYTSIFVIDFTVSPDNKILLTIDGDEGVTLQDCINFSRAIEHNLDREEEDFGLEVASAGATAPIKLLRQYHKNIGRKLKVVTLDQEKYEATLDNVIDNQIVLKWKAREAKPVGKGKVTVDKEAVIPFENIKEANVIISF; encoded by the coding sequence ATGGCATTAAAAAGTAAAGTACAAGAATTAATAGATAAGGCTTTAGAAGAGTATACGTCTATCTTTGTTATCGATTTTACAGTGTCTCCAGATAATAAGATTCTTCTTACTATTGATGGGGATGAGGGTGTGACACTACAAGATTGTATCAATTTTAGTAGAGCTATAGAGCATAATTTAGACAGAGAAGAAGAAGATTTCGGACTAGAGGTGGCGTCAGCAGGAGCTACAGCACCTATTAAGTTACTACGTCAGTACCATAAAAACATTGGTAGAAAACTGAAAGTAGTGACTCTAGATCAAGAGAAATATGAGGCTACTCTAGATAATGTTATCGATAATCAGATTGTCCTAAAATGGAAAGCGAGAGAAGCTAAGCCAGTAGGAAAAGGAAAAGTAACAGTGGATAAAGAAGCTGTTATACCTTTCGAGAATATTAAAGAAGCGAATGTTATAATTTCATTTTAA
- the nusA gene encoding transcription termination factor NusA: MENRDLVDSFSEFKDEKDIERVTLMAILEDVFRNALKKRFGNDDNFDIIVNPDKGDCQIFRNRIVVNDGEVENENYEISLSQARKIEPDFEVGEEVSEEVKLEELGRRAILALRQNLNSKVTEHDNTTLYKQFKDIIGEVYSAEVHHIRPKVVILMDEEGNEIVLPKDKQIPSDFFKKGETIKGIIEAVELKGAKPQIIMSRTSQQFLERLFEQEIPEIADGHITIKKVVRIPGEKAKVAVDTFDDRIDPVGACVGMKGSRIHGIVRELGNENIDVINFTNNTELFIKRALAPANVNKVVINEETKKANVYLALEEVSRAIGRGGQNIKLAGMLTGYDIDVMRELNPEDDDVELREFSDEIENWVIEEFARIGLDTAKSVLSLSVDELMKRTDLEEETIENVLRILKEEFED; encoded by the coding sequence ATGGAGAATAGAGATTTAGTAGATTCATTCTCAGAATTTAAAGACGAAAAGGATATTGAGCGTGTAACGCTGATGGCAATCTTAGAAGATGTATTTAGAAATGCATTGAAAAAAAGATTTGGGAATGATGATAACTTTGATATTATCGTTAACCCAGATAAAGGAGATTGTCAGATATTCAGAAACCGTATCGTAGTAAATGATGGTGAAGTAGAGAATGAGAACTATGAAATTTCATTATCTCAAGCACGCAAAATCGAACCAGATTTTGAGGTAGGAGAGGAAGTTTCAGAAGAAGTTAAATTAGAGGAGTTAGGTAGACGTGCTATTTTAGCATTGCGCCAAAACTTAAATTCTAAAGTGACTGAGCACGATAACACTACTTTATACAAACAGTTTAAAGACATTATCGGTGAAGTTTATTCTGCTGAAGTGCACCACATCCGTCCAAAAGTTGTAATTTTGATGGATGAGGAAGGAAATGAAATCGTTTTACCAAAAGATAAACAGATTCCATCAGATTTCTTTAAAAAAGGAGAGACTATCAAAGGTATTATCGAGGCAGTAGAATTAAAAGGAGCGAAACCACAAATCATTATGTCTAGAACATCACAACAGTTCTTAGAGAGATTATTTGAGCAAGAGATTCCTGAGATTGCTGATGGTCATATCACTATTAAGAAAGTAGTGCGTATCCCAGGTGAGAAAGCGAAAGTAGCAGTAGATACATTTGATGATCGTATCGATCCAGTAGGAGCATGTGTGGGAATGAAAGGTTCTCGTATCCACGGTATCGTACGTGAATTAGGTAACGAAAATATCGATGTAATTAACTTTACAAATAATACTGAGTTGTTTATAAAGCGTGCATTAGCACCTGCTAACGTAAACAAGGTAGTTATAAATGAAGAGACTAAGAAAGCGAATGTTTACTTAGCGTTAGAAGAGGTATCACGTGCGATAGGACGTGGTGGACAAAACATTAAACTAGCTGGTATGTTAACTGGTTATGATATTGATGTTATGCGTGAATTGAACCCAGAGGATGACGATGTTGAATTAAGAGAATTCAGTGACGAAATCGAAAATTGGGTAATTGAAGAATTTGCAAGAATCGGTTTAGATACAGCTAAAAGCGTTTTAAGCCTAAGTGTTGATGAGTTAATGAAACGTACTGATCTTGAGGAGGAAACAATTGAGAATGTCCTTAGAATCTTGAAAGAAGAATTCGAAGACTAA
- the infB gene encoding translation initiation factor IF-2: MSEERAIRINKVLRELNISLDRAVDFLKGKGFDIDATPNAKISDQEYSVLTKQFSADKGKKEASIEVSEEKKKEKEALKVERDKELEEKKKQEEARIKREQEVIRAKAEEIAAIKPVGKIDLEPKKTKASSDDSNKENKSFEKDAQAPAKENKQKQSKEVIEDKKESVAKPVVEKEASKVTNSSKQVEAKKEVEKPKQKESVTGSKDALSKKEDAKKVESKPAVEVTKTEEVVDETIKTNYQKLSGTTFTGQTIDLSQFDKPKKKKEEPKKGGNAGNNAKPGAGNAANKNKRKRIAKPGEGGNTTGGTNNNTGGANNTGGNNNRNQGGGQRPNNNNNGGGNKFGNRNQRRNTTTPIVKAEPTDEEVKNQIKETLERLQGKGNKSKSAKYRRDKRDVHRKKTDDEQKALEAGSKVLKVTEFVTVGEIATMMDVPITKVIGTCMSLGIMVTMNQRLDAETLSIVADEFGYEVDFTTAAIEEAIEEAPDNPEDLQSRAPIVTVMGHVDHGKTSLLDYVRKANVIAGESGGITQHIGAYGVTLENGQKITFLDTPGHEAFTAMRARGAQVTDIVIIVIAADDDIMPQTKEAISHAQAAGVPIIFAINKVDKPTANPEKIKEKLASMNFLVEDWGGTYQSQDISAKQGIGMAELLEKVLLEAEMLDLKANPDKLAVGTVVEAFLDKGRGYVSTVLVQAGTLRVGDYLLAGCNHGKVRAMHDERGKSIKVAGPSTPISVLGLDGAPTAGDKFNVFEEEKEAKQIASKRTQLIREQSVRAQRHITLAEIGRRIALGDFKELNIILKGDVDGSVEALSDSFSKLSTEEIQINIIHKGVGAITESDVLLASASDAIIIGFNVRPMASAKQLADKEEIDIRNYSIIYAAIDDLKDAMEGMLSPELKEEVTGTAEIRELFKISKVGTIAGCMVTDGKIFRNSRIRLIREGVVIYTGELTALRRFKDDAKEVSKGYDCGIQIKNYNDIKEYDVIEAFQEVEVKKKLK, translated from the coding sequence ATGTCTGAAGAAAGAGCAATAAGAATTAATAAAGTTTTAAGGGAATTGAATATTTCTCTCGATAGAGCCGTTGACTTTTTAAAAGGTAAAGGTTTCGATATCGACGCAACACCTAATGCTAAAATTTCTGATCAAGAATATAGTGTTTTGACTAAACAATTTTCTGCTGATAAAGGTAAGAAAGAGGCATCTATTGAAGTAAGTGAGGAGAAGAAGAAAGAGAAAGAAGCCTTAAAAGTGGAGCGCGATAAAGAATTAGAAGAGAAGAAAAAGCAAGAGGAAGCTCGTATTAAACGCGAGCAAGAAGTTATCCGTGCTAAAGCTGAAGAAATAGCAGCTATCAAGCCTGTGGGTAAAATCGACTTAGAACCTAAAAAGACTAAAGCTTCTTCAGACGATTCAAATAAGGAAAATAAATCTTTTGAAAAAGATGCTCAGGCTCCTGCTAAAGAGAATAAACAAAAGCAATCTAAAGAGGTTATAGAGGATAAGAAAGAGTCTGTCGCTAAACCTGTGGTTGAGAAGGAAGCATCTAAAGTAACGAACTCAAGTAAACAAGTGGAAGCTAAAAAAGAGGTAGAAAAACCAAAACAGAAAGAATCTGTAACAGGAAGTAAGGATGCTTTATCTAAAAAAGAGGATGCTAAGAAAGTAGAATCCAAACCAGCAGTTGAAGTAACTAAGACTGAAGAGGTGGTAGATGAGACAATTAAGACAAATTACCAAAAACTATCAGGTACTACTTTTACTGGACAGACTATCGATTTATCTCAATTCGATAAGCCTAAAAAGAAAAAAGAAGAACCTAAGAAAGGTGGTAATGCAGGTAACAATGCTAAGCCTGGTGCTGGTAATGCTGCTAATAAGAATAAGAGAAAACGTATAGCTAAACCTGGTGAGGGTGGTAATACTACTGGAGGTACTAACAACAATACTGGAGGTGCTAATAATACTGGTGGGAATAACAACAGAAACCAAGGTGGAGGACAACGTCCTAATAATAACAATAATGGTGGTGGTAACAAATTTGGTAATAGAAACCAAAGACGTAACACTACAACACCTATCGTTAAGGCTGAGCCTACTGACGAAGAAGTGAAAAACCAAATTAAGGAGACTTTAGAACGTCTTCAAGGTAAAGGTAATAAGTCTAAATCTGCTAAATACCGTCGTGATAAGCGTGATGTTCACCGTAAGAAAACGGACGATGAACAAAAAGCATTAGAGGCAGGAAGCAAGGTGTTAAAGGTAACAGAGTTCGTTACTGTAGGAGAAATCGCTACAATGATGGATGTGCCTATTACTAAAGTTATTGGTACTTGTATGTCATTAGGTATTATGGTAACGATGAATCAACGTCTAGACGCTGAGACATTATCTATCGTAGCTGATGAGTTCGGATATGAAGTTGACTTTACTACAGCTGCTATTGAAGAGGCTATTGAAGAAGCACCAGATAATCCAGAAGATTTACAATCTCGTGCTCCTATTGTTACTGTAATGGGACACGTTGACCACGGTAAAACGTCTTTATTGGATTATGTTCGTAAAGCTAACGTTATCGCAGGTGAGTCAGGAGGTATTACACAACACATCGGTGCTTATGGGGTAACATTAGAAAATGGTCAAAAGATTACTTTCTTAGATACACCAGGTCACGAGGCGTTTACTGCAATGCGTGCTCGTGGTGCGCAAGTAACAGATATCGTTATTATCGTAATCGCTGCGGATGATGACATTATGCCACAAACGAAAGAGGCTATTAGCCATGCTCAAGCGGCAGGTGTACCAATCATCTTTGCTATCAATAAAGTGGATAAGCCTACGGCTAATCCAGAGAAAATTAAAGAGAAATTAGCTTCAATGAATTTCTTAGTAGAAGACTGGGGTGGTACTTATCAATCTCAAGATATCTCTGCTAAGCAAGGTATTGGTATGGCTGAATTACTTGAAAAAGTGTTATTAGAAGCTGAAATGCTTGACCTTAAAGCTAACCCAGATAAGTTAGCAGTAGGTACTGTAGTGGAGGCTTTCTTAGATAAAGGTAGAGGATATGTATCTACTGTATTAGTTCAAGCTGGTACATTAAGAGTAGGTGATTATTTATTAGCTGGATGTAACCATGGTAAAGTTCGTGCTATGCATGATGAGCGTGGTAAATCAATTAAAGTGGCTGGACCATCAACACCAATCTCAGTATTAGGATTAGATGGAGCACCTACTGCAGGTGATAAATTTAACGTATTCGAAGAGGAAAAAGAAGCAAAACAAATTGCATCTAAACGTACTCAGTTAATCCGCGAACAATCAGTACGTGCTCAACGTCACATTACGTTAGCAGAGATTGGACGTCGTATTGCATTAGGAGATTTCAAAGAGTTGAACATTATCTTAAAAGGAGACGTGGATGGTTCTGTTGAGGCATTATCAGATTCATTCTCTAAATTATCAACAGAAGAAATTCAAATCAACATTATCCACAAAGGAGTTGGTGCGATCACAGAGTCTGACGTATTGTTAGCTTCTGCTTCTGATGCTATTATTATTGGATTTAACGTTCGTCCGATGGCGTCTGCTAAACAATTAGCTGATAAAGAAGAAATCGATATCCGTAACTACTCTATTATCTATGCTGCTATCGATGACCTTAAAGATGCAATGGAAGGTATGTTATCTCCAGAGTTGAAAGAAGAGGTTACTGGTACTGCTGAGATTAGAGAGCTATTCAAAATTTCTAAAGTTGGTACTATCGCTGGATGTATGGTTACAGATGGTAAGATCTTCCGTAACTCTAGAATCCGCTTAATCCGCGAGGGAGTTGTAATTTACACTGGTGAGTTAACTGCTCTTAGACGTTTCAAAGACGATGCTAAAGAAGTATCTAAAGGATATGACTGTGGTATTCAAATCAAAAATTACAATGATATTAAGGAGTATGACGTAATCGAAGCTTTCCAAGAAGTAGAGGTTAAGAAGAAACTTAAATAA
- a CDS encoding zinc metallopeptidase, whose protein sequence is MIWILMIAIMGASWLVGNRLKKKFETYSKVHLQNGMSGAEIAQKMLMDHGIRDVRVISTPGRLTDHYNPMDKTVNLSEAVYNERNAAAAAVAAHEVGHAVQHAEAYHWLTMRSKLVPIVSFTSSIMSFVLLGGILMLNSFPQLLLIGIILFAMTTIFSFVTLPVEYDASNRALKWLKAKNMVTQAEYAGAEDSLKWAARTYVVAAISSLATLLYYVMIYMNRR, encoded by the coding sequence ATGATTTGGATTTTGATGATCGCTATAATGGGAGCCAGCTGGTTAGTTGGTAATCGTTTAAAGAAGAAGTTTGAAACTTATTCTAAGGTTCATTTACAAAATGGTATGAGTGGTGCTGAGATAGCACAGAAGATGCTAATGGATCACGGTATCCGTGATGTAAGAGTAATCTCTACTCCAGGCAGATTAACAGACCACTATAATCCGATGGATAAAACAGTGAATCTAAGTGAGGCAGTATACAATGAGCGTAATGCAGCGGCAGCGGCAGTAGCAGCACATGAAGTAGGACACGCTGTACAGCATGCTGAAGCTTATCACTGGCTGACAATGCGTTCTAAATTAGTACCAATCGTTAGCTTCACTTCTTCTATTATGTCATTCGTACTATTAGGAGGAATATTGATGTTAAATAGTTTTCCACAGTTATTGTTAATTGGGATTATCTTATTTGCAATGACGACAATATTCTCTTTTGTTACTTTACCAGTGGAGTACGATGCTAGTAATCGCGCTTTAAAGTGGTTAAAAGCAAAGAATATGGTAACTCAAGCGGAATATGCAGGGGCAGAAGATTCGCTTAAGTGGGCTGCACGTACCTATGTAGTAGCAGCGATAAGTTCATTAGCTACGTTGCTATACTATGTGATGATCTATATGAATCGAAGATAA